CAGTTCGATGAACTCCTCGTTGTACTCGGGCAGCGTCTCCGGCCACACGGGGAAGCCGTCCGGCCGGGGGAACGTGTCGTGGTAGCGGAAGACGAGCGACGGCAGATAGTGCAGCCCGCCGTTGACCGCGATGCGCACCGCCTCGTCGTGCGTGGGCGCGCAGATCGCGGTGGTCGTCACCATCACGTTGTCGTTGACGAAGTCCCCGATGGGCTCGGCGTCGACGATGGCGGTCTTGTACTTCTCCAGCACCCACTCCATGTCGGAGACCTTCTGCACACTGAAGCCGAGCACCCCGAGCCCCTTGCGCGCGGCCATGGAGTACGAGGGCGGCGACCCGGCGGCGTACCACATCGCGGGGTGCGACTTCCCGTACGGCTTGGGCAGGATCTTGCGCGGCGGCAGCGACCAGTGCTTGCCCTGGAAGCCGACGTACTCGTCCTGGAGCCACATCTTGGGGAACTCGGCGATGGTCTCTTCCCAGATCTCCTTGGTGTAGTTCATGTCGGTCACCCCGGGGATGAACCCGAGGATCTCGTGCGAGCCGGCGCCGCGCCCGCTGCCGAACTCGAAGCGACCCTCGGTGAGATGGTCGAGCATGGTGACCTTCTCGGCGACCTTCACGGGGTGGTTGACCTGGGCGAGCGGGTTGAAGATGCCGGAGCCGAGGTGGATCCGGTCCGTCGCGTGCGCCAGGTAGCCGAGGAAGACGCCGTTGGCCGACAGGTGCGAGTACTCCTCCAGGAAGTGGTGCTCGGAGGCCCACGCGTACTTGAAGCCGGACTTGTCGGCCTGGATGACGTACTCGGTCTCCTCCATCAGCGCCTTGTGCTCCGCGAGGGGGTCGGTCTCGGCCCGCTTGCCCACGTATCCCTGTACAAAGAGCCCGAATTCCAAGGAGGTTCACCGTCCTCAGCCATACCCGGCAGTCGTCGTCTCGACCGTTCCTGACCGTTTCTGACTGTACGTCAGATCTCGGTACGGCCGACTGTTCCACCGGCCCCGTGGAGCGTCAATAGCTGACGTGCCGTCAGATACGTGCTCGGCCGGGCCCGAGCACGGTCAGAGGCTCACCCCGGCCAGCCAGCCCCCGTCGATCACGAAGGGCTGCCCGGTGATGTAGGAGGAGTCGGCACAGGAGAGGAAGAGGGCGAGGCGGGCGACCTCCTCGGGGCGGCCGATCCGGCCGAGCGGGATGCGCTTGCGGTAGAGCTTGTCGACGGCCTCGGCGGACACCTCGTCGCCCGGGTCGGTCATGGCGGTGTCGACGGCGCCGGGGCAGACCGCGTTGACCCGGATGCCCTTGCGGGCCAGCTCCAGCGCGGCGACCCGGGTGAGCCCGACGATCGCGTGCTTGGTCGCCGCGTACGCGCCGACGTACGCCATGCCCGTCATCCCGGTGTACGAGGCGGTGTTGACGATCGTGCCGCCGCCGGCCGCCTCGATCTCGGGGGCGAGGGTCTTGATCCCGAGGAAGACGCCGACCTGGTTGACCCGCACCACCTGCATGAACTCGTCGAGAGGGGTGTCGACGAGGGAGTTGAAGCGCAGCACCCCGGCGTTGTTGACCAGCCCGTCCACGCGGCCGTACGCACCCTTGGCCGCGGCCACCGCGGCGGTCCAGTCGCCCTCGCGGCTCACGTCCAGGTGGACGTAGAGCGCGCCGATCTCCTTGGCGAGGGCCTCCCCCTGGTCGTCCAGGACGTCGGCGACGACGACCTCGGCCCCCTCCGACCGGAACAGCCGCACCTCCTGCTCGCCCTGGCCACGCGCGGCACCTGTGACGAGGACGACACGTCCGTCGAGCTTGCCCATGGGGACTCCCATCGCGGTGTGTTGGTCGAGGTCAGGGTACCGGCAGACCTGACGATGCGTCAGTCCGGCGGCCGACAGCTTGCTTCTGCGATGACAAGTGACCGGAGAGTAGGGACATTTGACTCTGTCCACTGGCTGTACAGGGCCCCAATAATCCTCCATCGGAAGGTAAAGCAACTCCCAAGGAGAGACAGTCATGGCAGCCAAGAGGCGCTTCAAGAACAAGAAGGTCCGATACTTGGCGATCGGCGCTTCGCTCGTGACCGGCGCGGCCACCGTCACCGTACTACTGCCTTCGGCCAACGCCGCCGACGAGCCGTCCGTCGAGCGGATCATGAGGATGTGCGAAAGGACTGCCAAGCTCAACGGAAAGCAGCAGTCGGTGAGCGATTTCAAGGGCGGACTCGGCGATGGATTCGAATCCGATACCTGTGATTTCGTCGAGACGAAGTTCGAGACCTTCGACGGTCCCACGGAGAAGGTCACCGTCGATTTCCCGAACTGCGAGCCGAACGCCACGGAGCCGGCGAAGGTGACCACCGAGTTCTCGAAGGCGGTGGGCCAGGGCCAGGGCAAGTACACCGCGACCCAGCAGGGCGCACTCGGCGGGCTCTTCGGGGCCCTGAGCGGCGGCTGGGTGAAGCACAAGGGCACGCTGGACATGACCGTCAAGACGGCCACCGCCAGCGAGTCGGAACAGCGGGAAGTTCCTGTGGGCAAGGTCATGCATGTGACCTTCACGCCGAAGATGCAGCGCATGACCGGCGAATGGCGGGTGCACCTCGACGCCGACCCCGGCAGCTTCGCCGTGAACCCCTCCCCCGAGAAGAACTTCGTGGCGCCGGAGGTCGTCGAGGGCCCGGTCATCCTGGACAGCGCCGCGGGCACCCCCGGCCTGGCGGACGGCACCACGAAGGTCGTCCTGGAGGACTGCTGACCTCCCCCCACCCCCTCTCTCCATCCCCGCCCCCTCCCCCCACCAGCTCTTCCCTCTCGATCCGACCCCTTTCGCAGGAGACCCCCATGACACGCACAGGGCGCAGCGGCAACCACCGCAGCAAGAAGAAGCGCATCACCCTCGCGCTGGCGCCGGTCGCCGCCCTCGGACTGGCCGTCCCGCTGATGTACAGCGCGGGAGCCGCCACTCCCGACGAGGTGGCCACCGACTGCCGTACGGACTCGGACAAGCTGGAGAACTGCGAGTTCGTCGACGTCCAGTTCAAGGCCAACAGCCTCGGCCCCAACGAGCGGGTCACCTCGGTGACCGACAACTGCGGGGTCGGCACCGCGGCGACGAAGACCTTCAGCGGCACGGCGTCGGTGACCCGCGTCATTCAGCTGGAGGACGGTTTCAACACGGACGGCAGTACGAAACTGGCCAGCTCCGTCTTCGAGATCGGCGTCAAGTTCGCCACCCAGGAATTCAACATCAAGCGCGACGACACGACGTCGTCGTTCTCCTTCTCCAGGTCCGACACGGTCAAGGCGGACCACATCGCCTTCTTCATGTGGTCCCACAAGCGCACCGACGTGAGCGGTTTCCTCAAGGCCACCTACAAGGAGGCCCAGGACGGCCAGAAGGTGTTCTTCTCGCCCAGTGAGAACGCCACGAGCGTCCACGTCTTCTACCCGCAGCTCCTGCCGAGCGGGACGCCGGACGGCCGGCTCTGGCTGCGTAATGTGAAGTGCGATTCCCCGCAGGCGAACGGAATCCTCAACAGTGAGGGAAGCGTCCGCGCCGAGCCCGGATTCGAAGAGGGTGGCGCGAACGTGACCGACGTCGAGGTGCCGCTCTCCGAAGTCACCATCCAATAGCGCCCGGAGAAAAGAAAAGCCGAACGATCCCCCGTGCCACGCGCGGGGGATTTTTCAGGAGACCGTCAGAGCGTTCTCATACGCGAACCGCGGAGGCCGCGCCCAGCCATCTCAGCACGGCCTCCGTGCTCCCGCGGGCATCCAGCTTGGCGTAGATGTTGCTGAGGTTGTTGCGGACGGTCTTCTCGCTCAGCGTCAGTCGGAGCCCGATCTCCTGGGCGCCGAGTCCGGTGGAGAGGAGCTCCATGATCTGGCGTTCACGCGGCGAGAGCAGGGAGCGCAGGTGCTCCGTCGCCTGCCCCTGCTCCGGCAGTTGTCGCGCCGCGTCGCGGATGGCGGCGCATGCTACGGGCGAGAAGGAGGTGTGGCCGACGGTGGCGGCCACGACCGCGGAGGACAGCATGCAGGTGCAGTAGTCGCCCTCGACCAGATACCCGGCCCCGCCCCGGAACACCTCCACCACGGTGTCGGCGTCCTGCCGGGGGCTGACGACGATCACCGGGGCGCGCATGGAGCCCATGGCCTTCAGCAGCCCGGCGAAGGACTCCGACGGGTCCTCGCAGTGCAGGACCACGACATCCGCCTCGGTCTCGCGCAGTTGACTGTAGGGCGGCGGGACGAGGAGCGCGCTGCTCACGTACCGGTCGTCGGGGGCCGGCCAGTCGTCGTGCGGCCACCGACCCGGGGCACAGGCCAGGGCGACGGACAGGCCCGGGGACGACGGTGAGGGTTGGCGGGGTGGGTGTGCCGGGACGCGGGAGGGACGTGCGGGACCAGCTGAAACGGGGGTGCCGGTGTGCTGGGACGTTCTGACGTGCCGGGGGGATCGCACCTCGCGTGTCCTTCCGCCGAAGCCATGACTCCCCTACATACGTGACTCCGGCGCCGGTTGTTCGAAGTTTCAAGAACGAACCGCGAAGCTGTCAGACAGGTTGACCGCTCGCCACCACCGTGACGGCCGAAACCCGCCCGTCCCGAACTAGATTGCGGGGAAAGGCAGTTGGCCCACGAGCCGTGTCGATGCGCGGAGACAGGGTCGCTCCGGCGGGGGTCGGGCCGAGGTGCGGTGGGTCCGGTAATGGGGTGAGCATGACGAGCCGATCCGACACACTGGTTCGATGCGGCCCGATCATGAACAGCCTTTGTCCGGTGGCAACGTCAGTGAGGGTGTCGTTCGCGTCGGGGACACCGTTCGCCGTCCGGCCGGACCGTGGACTCCCGCTGTGCATGCCCTGCTCGCCCATCTGCACGAGGTGGGATTCGACTCGGCTCCTCGCCCGCTCGGCATTGACGATCAGGGGCGTGAGGTCCTGACCTTCATGCCGGGAGATGTGGTCTGGCCCGACCGGTTCTCGCTGATGGAACCCGCTCGGCAACTCGCTCGCGTCGCACGGCTGATCCGGGACTTCCACGACGCCGTGCAGGACTTCACGCCGCCCTCCGATGCGCGGTGGCAGACGCTGATCCCCGCCGAGGGCAGTGACATCATCGCCCACAACGACCTGGCCCCCTGGAACCTCGTGGTCGCGGACGAGGCGCGGTGGGCCTTCATCGACTGGGACGGTGCGGGTCCCGGCTCACGCCTGTGGGACGTCGCCTACGCCATGCACGGGTTCATCCCACTCTCCGCGCATCCGGACTGGCAGAGCCCGGACGCGGCGAACCGACTGCGAGCCTTCGCCGACGCCTACGGTCTGGCGGAGTCCGAGCGCCGTGAGTTGGTCCCTCTCCTGGGGCGCCGTACGCGTTCCATGCACGACTTCCTGCGCGACCAGGCAGCCCAAGGAGTCCAGCCCTGGTCAAGGCTGTGGGCCGAAGGCCACGGCGACGCCTGGCGAAACGACGCCGAGTACATCGAGCAACGCGAAGACGAGTGGACGCGGGCGCTGCTGGCCGGCTGATGCATCAGTGCCCGTGCTTAACTCCCGGCGTCGTACGAGCCCGCACCACCGATCGCCCTGGCAGCTTGCCGAACAGCATGAGGAGTCCGGGAAATGCGTAGCGAGTTGTCGCGCGTGTCGGGACACTGCGTCGGTGACCGGTTCCGCACTGCCTCAACTGCTTCGGCCTCGTGCCCTGAAGCCCGGCGATCTCGTCGTTGTCGCAGCACTCTCCGGACCGCTGGACGCGGTGCACGAGCCCGACCTCCAGCAGGCGGTGGCCGTGCTCGAGCAGATGGGGTTCCGGGTGCGTCGGGCACCGCTGCTCGAAGCGGGGCGGCACCGTTGGTGGAGCGCGGCCGCGCCGACGGAGATCGCCGGGGAGTTCAACGTTCTGCTGCGTGATCCTGAGGTGCGCGGGATCATCGCGCACGACGGCGGGCAGACCGTACTCGGTTACCTCGACCTGATCGACTTCGAGGCGATCGCGGCCGACCCCAAGCCGATCCTCGGCTACAGCGACATCTCACTGTTGCATCTGGTGCTCTACGCGCGTACCGGACTGGTCGGATTCCACGCCGACGTGGCCACCCATGGACTTGGCGGGCACTGGCAGTCCGCGCCCGCGGCACGGAGAGCAGAACTCGAAAAGCTCTACTCGACGCTGCTGACCGGCGACGAGGCGATCGGTGCGCTGCCGGCCACCCCGTCGTGGGAGTGCTGGCGCGCCGGTCGCACCGAAGGCCGGCTGATCGGCGGAGTGATCAACCGTGTCGCGCTGGTGCAGGCGACGTCTTTCGCGCTGCCACTCGAATGCTTCGACGGCGCGGTGCTGTTCTGGGAGGAGGCGGGCGGCCAGGCATCGCATGTGTGGAGTTATCTGCAGGTACTGCGGCACGCTGGCATTCTCGATCGGATCTCCGGCATGGTCGTGGGCGTTCCGGACGGGATCGACGGGCTCGGCACGGCCGATGCTCCTGACACATCACCGACCCTGGCCGAGATAGTCCTCGACGTCCTCGGCGACCGTGATATCCCCGTCCTGGGCAACGTCGAGTTCGGGCACGCCGGCCCGAATCTGCCGATGCCGGTCGGCATCCGCGTCGGCCTCGATGCGCACCGGCGGACATTGTCGCTGCTCGAACCGGCGGTACGGCCGCTGGCGACGACGGGGCCGGTCGGCTGAGCAAACGGATCAGCGAGCCAACTGCCGCGGCAGCAGCCCAGGACGAGTGCGGGACTCGTGCGACGGGTG
This genomic stretch from Streptomyces deccanensis harbors:
- a CDS encoding LLM class flavin-dependent oxidoreductase, which gives rise to MEFGLFVQGYVGKRAETDPLAEHKALMEETEYVIQADKSGFKYAWASEHHFLEEYSHLSANGVFLGYLAHATDRIHLGSGIFNPLAQVNHPVKVAEKVTMLDHLTEGRFEFGSGRGAGSHEILGFIPGVTDMNYTKEIWEETIAEFPKMWLQDEYVGFQGKHWSLPPRKILPKPYGKSHPAMWYAAGSPPSYSMAARKGLGVLGFSVQKVSDMEWVLEKYKTAIVDAEPIGDFVNDNVMVTTTAICAPTHDEAVRIAVNGGLHYLPSLVFRYHDTFPRPDGFPVWPETLPEYNEEFIELLIEEELLICGDPDEVFRQCKRWEQAGADQLSFGLPVGVPKDATLQTIRLVGEHVIPKIDTDPVHRTSRFRAAG
- a CDS encoding SDR family NAD(P)-dependent oxidoreductase translates to MGKLDGRVVLVTGAARGQGEQEVRLFRSEGAEVVVADVLDDQGEALAKEIGALYVHLDVSREGDWTAAVAAAKGAYGRVDGLVNNAGVLRFNSLVDTPLDEFMQVVRVNQVGVFLGIKTLAPEIEAAGGGTIVNTASYTGMTGMAYVGAYAATKHAIVGLTRVAALELARKGIRVNAVCPGAVDTAMTDPGDEVSAEAVDKLYRKRIPLGRIGRPEEVARLALFLSCADSSYITGQPFVIDGGWLAGVSL
- a CDS encoding LuxR C-terminal-related transcriptional regulator; protein product: MSSALLVPPPYSQLRETEADVVVLHCEDPSESFAGLLKAMGSMRAPVIVVSPRQDADTVVEVFRGGAGYLVEGDYCTCMLSSAVVAATVGHTSFSPVACAAIRDAARQLPEQGQATEHLRSLLSPRERQIMELLSTGLGAQEIGLRLTLSEKTVRNNLSNIYAKLDARGSTEAVLRWLGAASAVRV
- a CDS encoding phosphotransferase enzyme family protein — its product is MRPDHEQPLSGGNVSEGVVRVGDTVRRPAGPWTPAVHALLAHLHEVGFDSAPRPLGIDDQGREVLTFMPGDVVWPDRFSLMEPARQLARVARLIRDFHDAVQDFTPPSDARWQTLIPAEGSDIIAHNDLAPWNLVVADEARWAFIDWDGAGPGSRLWDVAYAMHGFIPLSAHPDWQSPDAANRLRAFADAYGLAESERRELVPLLGRRTRSMHDFLRDQAAQGVQPWSRLWAEGHGDAWRNDAEYIEQREDEWTRALLAG
- a CDS encoding S66 peptidase family protein; translated protein: MTGSALPQLLRPRALKPGDLVVVAALSGPLDAVHEPDLQQAVAVLEQMGFRVRRAPLLEAGRHRWWSAAAPTEIAGEFNVLLRDPEVRGIIAHDGGQTVLGYLDLIDFEAIAADPKPILGYSDISLLHLVLYARTGLVGFHADVATHGLGGHWQSAPAARRAELEKLYSTLLTGDEAIGALPATPSWECWRAGRTEGRLIGGVINRVALVQATSFALPLECFDGAVLFWEEAGGQASHVWSYLQVLRHAGILDRISGMVVGVPDGIDGLGTADAPDTSPTLAEIVLDVLGDRDIPVLGNVEFGHAGPNLPMPVGIRVGLDAHRRTLSLLEPAVRPLATTGPVG